One genomic region from Oncorhynchus gorbuscha isolate QuinsamMale2020 ecotype Even-year linkage group LG13, OgorEven_v1.0, whole genome shotgun sequence encodes:
- the LOC123993921 gene encoding ribosomal protein S6 kinase-related protein-like isoform X2 translates to MENVLLSDQAPEVLSGSLYRHAADWWSLGVLLFSLVTGKFPVPPEPDHSNMLRKVRDCPYSMPKTFYPALTLLLTELLGKNPAHRRRSLELFQRHTFFCGISFDSQLLQKRPVELFLELKNHPDRPAIAMRGLSMDCFQNFDCDILHSPTSSTDMSPTLANIDLS, encoded by the exons CTCCTGAAGTCCTGAGTGGGAGTCTCTACAGACATGCTGCTGATTGGTGGTCTCTCGGGGTTCTGTTGTTCTCATTGGTGACTGGAAAG TTCCCTGTGCCTCCAGAACCAGACCACTCCAACATGCTGAGAAAGGTCAGAGATTGCCCATACTCCATGCCCAAGACCTTCTACCCTGCACTGACCCTTCTGctcacagag CTCCTGGGCAAGAACCCAGCTCATCGCCGGCGTAGCCTGGAGCTCTTCCAAAGGCATACATTTTTTTGTGGCATTTCCTTTGACTCTCAACTGCTACAGAAGAGACCCGTTGAACTATTTCTAGAACTGAAGAACCATCCTGATCGTCCAGCCATAGCCATGCGAGGCCTGTCTATGGACTGCTTCCAGAACTTCGACTGTGACATACTCCACTCCCCTACCAGCTCCACTGACATGTCACCTACTTTGGCCAACATTGACCTGAGCTAG